A genomic region of Pseudopipra pipra isolate bDixPip1 chromosome W, bDixPip1.hap1, whole genome shotgun sequence contains the following coding sequences:
- the LOC135405567 gene encoding maestro heat-like repeat-containing protein family member 6, whose product MLLFREVMEATERSKSLKPHVYLSLVPFYFNWHDENQRVAEASRRALFGAARFLKWRDLENLVTMEQPWRFPECLLEKDRSQVGQYVRQALPFLESPEEPLRKLAIKFLGIAARSMKQEQPELQLICQALQDMTDDSPAVSNLAQETLHIIRAVRRTSFFSFW is encoded by the exons atgctcctcTTCCGGGAGGTGATGGAAGCGACAGAGAGGAGCAAGAGCCTAAAGCCACACGTGTACCTGAGTCTGGTGCCATTCTACTTCAACTGGCACGATGAGAACCAgcgtgtggcagag gcctctcggagagcactgtttggtgCAGCCAGGTTCCTGAAGTGGAGGGATCTTGAGAACTTGGTGACCATGGAGCAGCCGTGGAGGTTTCCcgagtgcctg ctggaaaaggacaggagccAAGTGGGCCAGTACGTGCGCCAGGCCCTGCCgttcctggagagcccagaggagcccctgcgaaagctggccatcaagtttctgg ggatcgccgccaggtccatgaagcaggagcagccagagctgcagctcatctgccagG cCCTTCAAGACATGACTGATGACAGCCCTGCCGTCTCAAACCTGGCCCAGGAAACGCTCCACATCATCAGAGCTGTACGGAGAACTTCATTCTTCTCATTCTGGTAG